The nucleotide sequence AAAGCAATGAAAGTATTAAAGGCACGACTTTATGATCTTGAACTTAAAAAACAGAATGAAGAAATATCTGCACAACGAAAATCAATGGTAAGAAGCGGTGACCGAAGTGATAAAATCAGAACCTACAACTTCCCTCAAAACAGATTGACTGATCATAGAATTGGATTAACTCTCTACAACCTCTCTAATATTATGGAAGGTCGTATTGATGAGATTATTGAACAGTTAAAAATAGCTGACAAAACAGAAAAGCTACAGGCTACAGAATAATTTCAGGTGATGATAATTCACTTTGCTGTAACCGTTATAACACTAACATCATCATCGAATGAAAACTGGTTAAATGATTTAATTTCTTCTTTGAGAAATGCAGCAGGATCCTGATTAAAATTTTCCCTTTGTATCGTCTTCACAAGTTTACTTAAACCAAACTGTTTACCCTCCGAGTTGCGGCATTCAATCATCCCATCTGTAGATAAAATTACTACATCACCAGATTGCATTTGAAGTATTGCATCATCAAACACTGCATCATTGTTAAATCCCAACAATGAACCATTTGATTCAATTTTCATTATCTCGCCAGTACCGTTGTTTTTATAAAGTATGGGCATATCTCCGGCACCCGAATATCCGAGAGTTAATTTCCGTTTATTTATAATTACAGCTGAAAGTGTGGAGAACACTTCTGATATCTTAGAATCCTGATAGACCAGTTTGTTAACTTTGCTAATAATTTTTGCCGGAGAAGAAATATCTCCTTCAGTAATAACTGAATGAATAGCACTTCGGATATAACCTGCGTATGCATAAGCAAAATACCACGCACCCCATTTTTTACCCATAACATCACCAAGTATCAGTGCTAAATTATCCTGATCGAGAAGAAAGTGGTCAATAAAATCTCCGCCTGGAATTCCTGTAAACGGCAGATGCCAGTACTGAATATTAAAGTTCTCAAACTCAGGAACTTTTTCAGGAACAACGCTGGTCTTCAGTAATTCCGATGCTTCATGTAGTTCGGTTATAACCCGACTTCTTTCTTTACTCAGACTCTTCAATATTGCAAGAACTTTAGCAATAACAATCCTGAACCCATAATCTTTTTGGAGGTAGTCAACGATATCCTTATTAAAACTTTCTAAAATTTCCTGTTCAGAATTTATGTTGCTCAGGAAGACAACAGGTATTGATGCAGTTTCCGGATTGTCTAAAAGCATTTCACGGAATTTGAATCCGTCAATTTCCGGCATCATCACGTCGGTAATAACTAAATCAGGTTGAAATGATTTCACTATTTTTAATCCATCACCCGCAGTTTCTGCAACCTGACAATCAATTCCTTCCTTCGTGAGTCCGGTTTGGTAAAT is from Ignavibacteriota bacterium and encodes:
- a CDS encoding response regulator, producing the protein MSFNDKKSILVIDDDITIRKLISHHLNLNNYKVYLAANTDEGFTQLKNNKIELVLCDIMMDKMDGFTFCKLVRENENYRSIPFVFVTAKNTLEDKSKALEVGGDDFITKPFNVDELILKIKSLIRRTEINRIYGTRKNLQEVFSAKKYKVLIVDDDRTALTIYQTGLTKEGIDCQVAETAGDGLKIVKSFQPDLVITDVMMPEIDGFKFREMLLDNPETASIPVVFLSNINSEQEILESFNKDIVDYLQKDYGFRIVIAKVLAILKSLSKERSRVITELHEASELLKTSVVPEKVPEFENFNIQYWHLPFTGIPGGDFIDHFLLDQDNLALILGDVMGKKWGAWYFAYAYAGYIRSAIHSVITEGDISSPAKIISKVNKLVYQDSKISEVFSTLSAVIINKRKLTLGYSGAGDMPILYKNNGTGEIMKIESNGSLLGFNNDAVFDDAILQMQSGDVVILSTDGMIECRNSEGKQFGLSKLVKTIQRENFNQDPAAFLKEEIKSFNQFSFDDDVSVITVTAK